A genomic region of Psychrobacter sp. M13 contains the following coding sequences:
- a CDS encoding DUF4385 domain-containing protein codes for MREFDYDLDYKNLDLRAQPELYRVGRGEQGVLLVEPYKSEILPHWRFATPDLATESSETIWQMFLDYLADDDFVGADMARKFIQMGFTRARRYANHKGGKKYKGPVPDDKKGQSGAHGRDELPRQEEDPIKAESARIFKQKWDDCRENEDYLRMKKEHRERYKEVE; via the coding sequence ATGCGAGAGTTTGATTACGACTTAGATTATAAAAATTTAGACCTGCGCGCGCAGCCTGAGCTGTATCGAGTTGGGCGTGGTGAGCAAGGTGTGCTCTTGGTTGAGCCTTATAAGTCAGAGATATTGCCGCATTGGCGCTTTGCGACTCCTGATCTCGCGACCGAAAGTAGTGAGACTATTTGGCAGATGTTTTTAGATTATTTGGCTGACGATGATTTTGTCGGAGCGGATATGGCGCGTAAGTTTATCCAGATGGGCTTTACCCGCGCGCGGCGCTACGCCAACCATAAAGGTGGCAAGAAATACAAAGGGCCTGTGCCTGATGATAAAAAAGGTCAAAGTGGCGCGCATGGTCGCGATGAATTACCTAGGCAAGAGGAAGATCCTATCAAAGCAGAATCGGCGCGTATCTTTAAGCAAAAATGGGACGACTGCCGCGAGAATGAGGACTATCTTCGCATGAAGAAGGAACACCGCGAGCGCTATAAAGAGGTAGAATAA
- a CDS encoding phosphoglycolate phosphatase: protein MSETTNDKQLLIFDFDGTLIDSVPDLADATNTMLEQLDKPTHSLATIKEWVGNGSRLLIERALVGKTEVLGGELTTEEADHAEQIFFDAYKNITNSKTLAYPDVDAGLRQLKEAGFTLALVTNKPIRFVPKILENFGWTALFSKVLGGDSLSVKKPDPAPLLQVCKTLNFEPAQAYMIGDSINDISAGKNANIDTLALSYGYNYGKDIRDSQPNQAFDNFADLMKYLLKD, encoded by the coding sequence ATGAGCGAAACAACGAATGATAAGCAGCTATTAATTTTTGATTTTGATGGTACTTTGATCGATAGTGTTCCTGATTTGGCAGATGCAACCAATACTATGCTTGAGCAACTAGATAAGCCGACTCATTCGCTGGCAACGATAAAAGAGTGGGTCGGTAATGGTTCTAGGTTATTGATAGAAAGAGCGTTGGTTGGTAAGACGGAAGTTCTAGGGGGCGAATTAACGACAGAGGAAGCCGATCACGCTGAGCAAATATTTTTTGACGCCTATAAAAATATTACTAATAGTAAAACCCTTGCTTACCCTGATGTCGATGCAGGATTGCGTCAATTAAAAGAAGCAGGATTTACTTTAGCTTTGGTCACTAATAAGCCAATACGTTTTGTGCCCAAAATATTAGAAAACTTTGGCTGGACAGCGCTGTTTAGCAAAGTATTAGGCGGTGATAGCTTGTCCGTTAAAAAGCCCGACCCTGCGCCCTTATTGCAAGTCTGTAAGACACTAAACTTTGAGCCTGCCCAAGCATACATGATTGGCGATTCAATCAATGATATCTCAGCAGGCAAGAACGCTAACATCGATACTTTAGCCTTATCTTATGGCTATAACTACGGCAAAGATATTCGCGATAGTCAGCCTAATCAGGCTTTTGATAACTTTGCTGATTTGATGAAATACTTATTAAAAGACTAA